The nucleotide sequence CCGCGCGTCGCCTTCGAATACGGGCAGGTCTGGTGTGCCGCATCGACGATGCGCTGCGCGACGTCGCGATCGAGCCCCGGCACGCTCACGTTCAGCCGGGCCTGCAGGAAGTACGCATTGCCGGCGGTGCCGAGATCCACTTCGGCGTCGACCGCGAGATCGGCCGGCAGCGTCACCTTCGCGGCACGCGCCGCGAGCTGCATCGCGCCGATGAAGCAGGCCGACCAGCCGGCCGCGAACAGCTGCTCCGGGTTGGTGCCGGTGCCGGCGCTGCCCGGCGACGACAACTGGATGTCGAGGCGGCCATCGGAACTGCGCGCCGCGCCGTCGCGGCCGCCCGAAGTCGTATGCGTCTTGCCCGTGTACAGCACTTTTTCGATCTTGCTCATCATTTGCTCCGTCAGTTGGGTGGTTTGTTTCAGATGCGATTCGATCGCATGCGATGGAGTTTCGTCGAGACGACCACCCACGTCAAGCGTATTCGATTAAATCGCATGCGATATTTTGTATTTCAATGTATCTGGAACGTGTACAGCCTTGCGGGAGAAGGCATTCCGGCGATCGCTCCCCGATATTCGACGCGCGACGCATCCGGGCAGGGCGGGTGAAAACGCCCCGGGAACGGCTGGCCGCCGCGCAGGGCGGCCGATCGGTCAGGCCGGGTCGATCTCGGCGATCACGACGAGGATCACGGCCGCATCGGCCGGCAACTGGCGCTGGGAGAACGCCGAGCGCGCGTGGCCCGACTTTTCGCCCAGCACGGCGGCGAACAGGTCCGACGCGCCGTCGATCACGGCCGGCTGCCCGACAAAGCCGTCGGACGAACTCACGTGCCCCTCGACGCGCACGATCTTGCGCAGGCGCTCGAACCCGCCCAGGTGCCGGCGAATCTGCGCGAGCACGTTCAGCGCCGCGAGCCGGGCGGCATGCTTGCCTTCGTCGACGCTCAACTGCTCCCCGACGCGGCCGGTATAGGCAATCTTGCCGTCGACCAGCGGCAGTTGTCCGGAGACGAACAGCAGGTTGCCGGCTTCGCTGGCGGCCGTATAGCTGCCGAGCGGGTTCGGCGGCTCGGGTAACGCGAGGCCGAGGTCGGCCAGTTTCTGTTCGACGGTCATGTCGTGCTCCTTGCAGGAAAGGGGTTCGGCGATCGGTCCGGCCTGTGAGTCACTGTAGCCAGGCGGCCGAAGCCGGTAAATGTCAGCCGCGCAATTGATTCACGACGCGGTGTAACGAATCGCGTCGTGTGCGCCCGCTGGTTTCCGCCACGAGATTCATGCACACTCGGCGTCATCGCGCGCCACGCGCCGCAGACGGCAGGAATCGCCTCATGCAACGACAATTCGACGATCTGCTGCTGGGCAGCATCGAGCTGTTCTGCCTCGCCGCCGAACTCGGCAGCTTCACGCTGGCGGCGAACGCGGCGAGCGTCACGCCGGCCGCGGTCAGCCGGTCGGTCGCGCGGCTCGAGGCGCGTCTCGGCGTGCGGCTGTTCGTGCGCACGACACGCCAGATCCGCCTGACCGATTCCGGCCGCCGCTACTTCGAGCAATGTCGCGACGCGCTGTCGCAACTGGTCGACGCGGAGCGCGAGGCGACCGGCCAGCAGGCAACGCCCGCCGGCGTGCTGCGGATCAGCATGCCGACACCGTACGGGCACTATCGCGTGCTGCCGCTGCTGCCAGCGTTTCGCGAGCGCTATCCGGACGTGCGCGTCGACACCCACCTGAGCAACCGCAACATCGACTTCGCCGAGGAAGGCTACGACCTCGCGATCCGCGGCCGCGCGCCGGCCGATTCGAACCTGATCGCACGCAAGCTGGAGGATGCCGAACTCGTGATCGTCGCGGCGCCCGGCTACCTGAAGCGCGCGGGCATGCCGACCGCCGTCGACGACCTGCATGCACACGAATGCATCCAGTTCGAGCTGCCGAGCAGCGGGCGGACGATTCCGTGGCTGTTCATCGATGGATCGGAGGGGATCGACGTCACGACGACCGGCAGTTACGGCACGTCGGGGGACTATCTCGCCGGTGTGACGCTCGCGCGCAGCGGCGCGGGCCTGTTCCAGACCTATCGCTTCGTCGTCGAGCAGGATCTGCGGGCCGGCACGCTCGTGGAAGTGCTGCCCGGCCTCGGCGGGCGGTCGCTGCCGTTCATGCTGCTGTATCCGCATGCGCGCTTTTTGTCGTCGCGCGTACGCGTGTTCGTCGACTT is from Burkholderia sp. HI2500 and encodes:
- a CDS encoding organic hydroperoxide resistance protein; translated protein: MSKIEKVLYTGKTHTTSGGRDGAARSSDGRLDIQLSSPGSAGTGTNPEQLFAAGWSACFIGAMQLAARAAKVTLPADLAVDAEVDLGTAGNAYFLQARLNVSVPGLDRDVAQRIVDAAHQTCPYSKATRGNIDVDIRIA
- a CDS encoding RidA family protein — its product is MTVEQKLADLGLALPEPPNPLGSYTAASEAGNLLFVSGQLPLVDGKIAYTGRVGEQLSVDEGKHAARLAALNVLAQIRRHLGGFERLRKIVRVEGHVSSSDGFVGQPAVIDGASDLFAAVLGEKSGHARSAFSQRQLPADAAVILVVIAEIDPA
- a CDS encoding LysR family transcriptional regulator encodes the protein MQRQFDDLLLGSIELFCLAAELGSFTLAANAASVTPAAVSRSVARLEARLGVRLFVRTTRQIRLTDSGRRYFEQCRDALSQLVDAEREATGQQATPAGVLRISMPTPYGHYRVLPLLPAFRERYPDVRVDTHLSNRNIDFAEEGYDLAIRGRAPADSNLIARKLEDAELVIVAAPGYLKRAGMPTAVDDLHAHECIQFELPSSGRTIPWLFIDGSEGIDVTTTGSYGTSGDYLAGVTLARSGAGLFQTYRFVVEQDLRAGTLVEVLPGLGGRSLPFMLLYPHARFLSSRVRVFVDFLVEHLARAPAGQPAEKRAKRAGASR